The Kogia breviceps isolate mKogBre1 chromosome 16, mKogBre1 haplotype 1, whole genome shotgun sequence genome window below encodes:
- the CCDC122 gene encoding coiled-coil domain-containing protein 122 isoform X1 has translation MSGNKERKSQGVPEEALAKQDTSSLTDTVEQVAQQQQSQTSEIEKNKKVLFHLQNELHELKTQIASVSAETKETERQIYQQDAAIQNTKLQCGNLENQIKSLHTENVKLKFDIEAAQEDFEEQMIRYNEYYAKIKAHKDSLREVESKWSFMTELSEKRDLVKKLKTMKEELMQDLQNPEGNLMKQVQDDITNLKDKIITIKESIIEKTCFLEEEKKTHEKLRKEIEVQHKRYGAILKRLHCQVNKLQSDRRQWQWNIQQLQKTAAELRKCIGTKDEHGRRVM, from the exons ATGTCAGGcaacaaagaaaggaagagtcAAGGAGTTCCTGAAGAAG CTCTGGCTAAACAAGACACATCTTCATTAACTGATACTGTCGAGCAAGTTGCACAGCAACAACAATCACAAacatcagaaatagaaaaaaacaaaaaagttctgtTCCATTTGCAG AATGAACTTCATGAGCTTAAAACACAAATAGCATCTGTCTCTGCAGAaactaaagaaacagaaaggcaAATTTATCAGCAAGATGCTGCCATACAGAATACCAAACTTCAGTGTGGAAACCtggaaaatcaaatcaaatccttACATACAGAAAATGTGAAGCTTAAATTTGACATAGAGGCAGCACAAGAAGATTTTGAGGAACAAATGATAAGATATAATGAATACTAtgcaaaaataaaagcacataaaGATAGTTTGAGAGAGGTAGAGAGCAAATGGTCATTCATGACTGAACTCAGTGAGAAACGAGACCTTgttaaaaaactaaagacaatGAAAGAGGAACTTATGCAGGATCTCCAAAATCCAGAAGGAAACCTGATGAAACAAGTACAG GACGACATTACAAACCTAAAGGATAAAATTATAACTATAAAAGAATCCATCATTGAAAAAACTTGttttcttgaggaagaaaaaaagacacatgaaaaattaagaaaagaaatagag GTACAACATAAGAGATACGGTGCAATTCTTAAGCGTTTGCATTGTCAGGTGAACAAGCTTCAGTCAGATAGAAGACAATGGCAATGGAACATTCAACAGCTGCAAAAAACTGCAGCTGAACTGAGAAAATGCATTGGAACGAAAGATGAACATGGCCGTAGGGTAATGTAG
- the CCDC122 gene encoding coiled-coil domain-containing protein 122 isoform X3 has translation MLQRLVRSELGFYIFWRPNHQDLLNELHELKTQIASVSAETKETERQIYQQDAAIQNTKLQCGNLENQIKSLHTENVKLKFDIEAAQEDFEEQMIRYNEYYAKIKAHKDSLREVESKWSFMTELSEKRDLVKKLKTMKEELMQDLQNPEGNLMKQVQDDITNLKDKIITIKESIIEKTCFLEEEKKTHEKLRKEIEVQHKRYGAILKRLHCQVNKLQSDRRQWQWNIQQLQKTAAELRKCIGTKDEHGRRVM, from the exons ATGCTACAAAGACTGGTCAGAAGTGAGCtgggattttatatattttggaggccCAACCATCAAGATTTGTTG AATGAACTTCATGAGCTTAAAACACAAATAGCATCTGTCTCTGCAGAaactaaagaaacagaaaggcaAATTTATCAGCAAGATGCTGCCATACAGAATACCAAACTTCAGTGTGGAAACCtggaaaatcaaatcaaatccttACATACAGAAAATGTGAAGCTTAAATTTGACATAGAGGCAGCACAAGAAGATTTTGAGGAACAAATGATAAGATATAATGAATACTAtgcaaaaataaaagcacataaaGATAGTTTGAGAGAGGTAGAGAGCAAATGGTCATTCATGACTGAACTCAGTGAGAAACGAGACCTTgttaaaaaactaaagacaatGAAAGAGGAACTTATGCAGGATCTCCAAAATCCAGAAGGAAACCTGATGAAACAAGTACAG GACGACATTACAAACCTAAAGGATAAAATTATAACTATAAAAGAATCCATCATTGAAAAAACTTGttttcttgaggaagaaaaaaagacacatgaaaaattaagaaaagaaatagag GTACAACATAAGAGATACGGTGCAATTCTTAAGCGTTTGCATTGTCAGGTGAACAAGCTTCAGTCAGATAGAAGACAATGGCAATGGAACATTCAACAGCTGCAAAAAACTGCAGCTGAACTGAGAAAATGCATTGGAACGAAAGATGAACATGGCCGTAGGGTAATGTAG
- the CCDC122 gene encoding coiled-coil domain-containing protein 122 isoform X2 → MIRYNEYYAKIKAHKDSLREVESKWSFMTELSEKRDLVKKLKTMKEELMQDLQNPEGNLMKQVQDDITNLKDKIITIKESIIEKTCFLEEEKKTHEKLRKEIEVQHKRYGAILKRLHCQVNKLQSDRRQWQWNIQQLQKTAAELRKCIGTKDEHGRRVM, encoded by the exons ATGATAAGATATAATGAATACTAtgcaaaaataaaagcacataaaGATAGTTTGAGAGAGGTAGAGAGCAAATGGTCATTCATGACTGAACTCAGTGAGAAACGAGACCTTgttaaaaaactaaagacaatGAAAGAGGAACTTATGCAGGATCTCCAAAATCCAGAAGGAAACCTGATGAAACAAGTACAG GACGACATTACAAACCTAAAGGATAAAATTATAACTATAAAAGAATCCATCATTGAAAAAACTTGttttcttgaggaagaaaaaaagacacatgaaaaattaagaaaagaaatagag GTACAACATAAGAGATACGGTGCAATTCTTAAGCGTTTGCATTGTCAGGTGAACAAGCTTCAGTCAGATAGAAGACAATGGCAATGGAACATTCAACAGCTGCAAAAAACTGCAGCTGAACTGAGAAAATGCATTGGAACGAAAGATGAACATGGCCGTAGGGTAATGTAG